DNA from Corallococcus soli:
CGGTCAGTGCTCGAACACCCGACCGAAGGCCAGGAGGATCTCCAGGATGATCAACGCGACGATCATCACCTCCAGGATGTGGGAGCGGTCGATGTCCACTTCGCCCTTGAGCAGGCCATACGTCTGGGCCAGCAGTTGCTGCTTGCGGGTGACGGAGGCCTGCCACGCGGGGATGCGCATGCGGCGCACGGCGCCCTCGTAGACCTTGGCCAGGTAGAAGTCGCCAATGATTTTCAGGCTGTTCTCCACCCGCTCCACGAACTCGTTGAGGTCCACCAGCGTGCCCAGCGTCTCACGCGCGAGGTTGCGGTAGGGGCTGCGGAACAACGTCAGCCAGCCCCGCTTGCGCGCCTGCACCCGGTCGTGGATGCGCGCGATGTGTTCGTCCAACCGCTCGTCGTAGTAGCGGAACTCCAGCAGCTGCGCGTTGGCGATCTCCAACAGGTCCGGGATGTCCCGCGAACCGGACGGCTCGTAGACGAACGCGGAGTTCCAGTCCACGACCACCAGGTCGTTGGCCGTGTAGCTGAAGCGCACCTGGGTGACGGCCTCCCGCTCGCGCGGGGCCAGGTCCTGGGTGCCCACCTCCCCCAGCAGCAGCCGGGCGATGTCCGCGCGCTGGAACAGCTCCTCCGCGGACGGGTTGCCCTGGATGCGCTCGGCGAAGATGACGGTGTAGCTCTCGCTCTGGTCCCACAGGTGCGGCCCCTGCACCGCGGTGGCGATGGTGCGCCGCACGCCCTCCACCAGCTCCAGCGCCAGGTCCTCCAGTGCCTGGCTGTCATAGAGCTCGTCGGCGACCTCCGTGAGCCGCTCCCAGGTGGTGCCGGGCGTCACCGGCACGCGCAGGATGATGGACGCGGCGCCGTGGTCGAACAGGCGCGCGGTGGCGTCCACGGTGACGGGGCCGCCGCGCAGCGCCAACGGCTTGCGGCCCAGCTCGTAGGCGACCGGCGGGTTCGGCAGCTGGATGTACTGGCTGTTCTCCCGCGACAGCTTCAACCGGCGCGAGTCCTCCGACAGCGCCTTGCGCGTGCGCTCCAGGTCGATCTCCTCCGCGATGTCGAACGTGCGGTAGCAGAGGATGTGGGCCTGTTCGAAGAGCAGCGGGAGCTCCGTGGACACGGACATGGTGCACGCAAGCCTACTCCTCGACGTCCTCCCACAGGACGCGAAGTTCCAGCGCGAGCGCCTCGAAGGGCTCCGCCTGGACAACCGCTTCCTCCTCATGGGTCGCCAGCAGGAGGTAGTGCGGACCTTCCAGGCGGAAGACCTCCAGGGTGCGCTGAAGGGGGTCCACCAGCCATACGTGTTTCACGCCCTCCCGCGCATAGGCCGGCAACTTCCGGACTCGGTCCAATCGGGCCGTGGAGGGCGACAACACTTCACACAGCCAGTCCGGTGCCATCTTGATGCCCACGACGTTGGGCAGCTTCGGCGTGCGCTCCCGGCGCCACCCGGCGATGTCCGGCACCAGGACATCCGGCCCCAGGTGCAGCTCCGGCTCGGACACGAAGATCCATCCTCCCGGGCCTCCCTTGCCCCGACCGAACGGATTGTAGAGCTCTCCGCCAAGCACAAAGGCCGAGGACCCATGAGGGGTCGCAGGCCTTGGGCTTGCGGACAGCTCCCCTGCGACAATCTCTCCCACCTGATTGGAAGGAAGCGCTTCGAGGTCGGCGTAGGTCGCGGGCTTTCGGGTCATCTCTGGAGCAACCAATCTAGCAGGTAGGGCCATGCGCGGACACTCTCATGGCCCCCTGACACGCTGTCCTCGGGTGTACCGCGCCGCCGGAAGCCCAGGAAGGAGCCCCCCGGCGCCCCGGCGCCCGGATGTTTCACGGACGGCTCACGTCAGTCCCCGCCGCCCTCCGGCAGGGTGATGCCAATGCCACCGGGCCCCCGCGCGTCGTCTGGCAGATTGCCAATGTGCCCGGGCGTGGGGACGGGGCGGTCCCCGGCCTGACGCTTGTTCTGCTGTTCATCCTCCGGAAGCTGCGGTTCCTTCCGGGGGCTTTCGTGCTCGCCCATGGGGAGACTCCTTCGCATGATGAGAGGGTTTACCTCTCCCAAGCTAGGGAGCCCGCGCCGTGTCCGGCAGGCACCCCGCCCTCACAAGGTCGCGGGGCGTGCAGGGAGGCAGCGGCCCTACGCCGGGCCCCGGGGGCGTGCCGGCGGCGTCAGGGTCGTGCGCACGTCCCACAGCTCCGGGAAGAAGCGCAGGTCCAGCGCCTTGCGCAGGAAGCCCACGCCGGACGAACCGCCCGTGCCCTGCTTGAAGCCGATGATGCGCATCACCGTCATCATGTGCCGGTAGCGCCAGAGCTGGAAGCGCTCCTCGGTGTCCACCAGCTTCTCGCACATCTCATACGCATCCCAGTGCTTCTCCGTGTCCTGGTAGATGCGCCGGAACACCTCCATCACCTGGGGGCTCTTCTCATACGGCTGACGCCAGTCGCGCTCCACGTGGCTCGCCGGCACGTCGTGCCCCTGGCGCGCCAGGTGGCGCAGGAACTCGTCGTAGATGCCGGGCGACTCCAGCAGCCGCTCCAGCTCCGCGTGCACGTGCGGCACGTGCTGGAAGGGCCCCAGCGTGCCCGCGTCCTTGTTGCCCAGCAGGAACTCCAGCGCCCGGTACTGCGCGCTCTGGAAGCCCGACGCGTGGCCCAGCGTGTCGCGGAACTCCAGGTACTCGTTGGGCGTGAGCGTCTCCAGCACGCTCCACTGCTCGAAGAGCATCCGCTGGATGTGCGCGACGCGCGCGAAGATCTTGAAGGACGGCTCCAGCCGGTCCGCCTGGATGTAGCGGATGCAGGCGGACAGCTCGTGGATGAGCAGCTTCATCCACAGCTCGCTCGTCTGATGCTGGACAATGAACAACAACTCGTCGTGGTGGGGAGGCTGGGAGCGGGGCACCTGCGCGGACAAGAGGCGGTCCAACTGCAGATAGTCACCGTAGGTCGTCCGGCCCGTGAGGTCCGTGACGATTCCAGGCTCCAGGTCGCGTTTGTTCATGGCCCGGGCATTCATGCGCACCAACCCCCTCGCGGCGCAAGCACATCCTCCGCGCGGATAATCCTCCCACGCCCCCGTTCGGGAGTGTGGTTCACCTACCTCTGCCCGGGCCGGGGCAACGTACTGCTTAAGCGTTCTTCTGTGCGGCTTCAGCCAGCGCCTTGGAGGCGGCGCGGCCACGGGGCAGCTTGATGTCCTCCACGCTGTTCGGGTTCGCGTAGTCGCCCCAGGCCTCCGGGCGGCGGTTGGTCTTCTCCAGCATCCGCAGCTTCTGGTAGTGCGCCGCGCAGTAGCCCTTGGTGCGGCTGGGCTTGCCGCAGCCCTTGATGGCGCACTCACGCGAGCCGCCGTCCACCGCCGGCTTGCGGCCGCGACGCTTGCCACCGGCCGGGGCCGCCACGGGCGCGCTCACCGCCGAGCGGGCCGGACGACCGACGGGGCGACGCCCCACCTTGCCAGCCGCGGGCGCCTGCGCGCCGAAGAGCGGACCCACCACCTGCGCCAGGGGCGCCAGGCGCTCGGCCACGCTGCGCAGGGCATCCAGGTCCGCCGTGCCCGCCTCCAGACGAGACACCACGTCGCGCAGGGGCTTGAGCTGCACTTCAATTTCGTTGCGAATCATCTCGCGGAACGCCTTGTCAACTGACATTTCTAACAATCCTCGGTTTAGGGGGGAGCATTGCCTTGGCGTGAACCGGCACGCGGGACTACCAATACCTCCCAGAAAGGCAATTGTCGAAGGAACCGATAAAAAGTTGTGACGGGAGTGCGTATCAGCCGCCCTCGACGGGCCGGAAAACCGGCCTGGAAGGCGCTTTCACGCCGGTCTTCATGCATCCCAATGCAGGGCTTCCAACAACGCACCACGACCCGCGGCGGGGGTGCGTTGCGAGCGCTCCAGCAGCTCCTCGCACGTCAGGGCGAGGTCGTGTTCCAGGGTGTCCAGCTCCTCGGCGTCCAGGGAGGTGGCCAGTCGGGGCAGCAACAGATGCTCGGTGGACTGGACGTGCGCGACCAGCAGGTCCTGCAAGGTGAACAATCGCGCCTGCCATGCGTCGCCGCGCGGCGTCAGCTCCTGCAATTCCTCCATCAGCTCGCCCAGGGCCAGGTGGTCCTCGGCCTCCTCGCGGGCCCGGCCGCGGCCCTCCACGCGCGCCACCAGCGGGTACATGTGGCGTTCCTCCAGACGGGAATGCAGCTGGAGCAGGCGGGACAGCTCCTCCTGTCGCAGCCGCAGCTCGTCCTCGTCCGGCTCCGTGTCCAGCCGCTCCAGCAAGGCTTCCAGCGCCCGGTGTTGCTCCACGAGGATGTCGAAGGACTCCGCCATGCGCCAAGCATCGACACGCCCCTGGAGGCAGACAACCGCACCGGTCCCCTCCGGCCCGCGGCCGTGAAAGCCAGCCTGCTGGCAGGCAATTCCGTCCTTTCACGCGCCCGGCGCCCGCCGCCCGGACGTCTCGCGCAAGCCCGTTGATGACAGCGGCTTGAGCCCCTGACCGGCTGCCTGCCACCGCGCTGCCGGCAGGCGGGGGCGGTCGCATCTTGGCTCCACCGTGGAAAGCCCTCTCGCCAGCGTTCGTCAGGCCGTCTTCCGTTTCGCCGAGACCGGCGCCGCCCTGTCGGCGCGCTACCACCGCGCCCGACTGGTCGGTGGCGAACACCTGCCCCGGACGGGGCCGCTGCTGCTGGTGGGCAACCACGGTGTCTGGGGATACGAGACCCCGGCCTTCTTCCACCTGCTACATGCCGCTACAGGCCGTTATCCCCTGGGGCTGGCGGAGCGGGGCTTCTTCAAGATTCCCCTCGTGCGCACGGTGCTGCCGTGGCTGGGTGGGGTAGAGGGCACGCCGGAGAACGCGCTGCGCTCGCTGGAGGAGGGGCAGCTGGTGGTGTGCTACCCGGGCGGCGCCCGGGAGACCTTCAAACGCAGCCAGGGCCGCTACCGCCTGCGCTGGGAGCGCACGCTGGGGTTCGTCCGGCTGGCCATGCGGGCCGGGGTGCCGGTGGTGCCCTTCGCCGGCTTCGGCGTGGATGACACCTTCTTCTGGCCCCCGGGCGAGGACCGGCTGTGCTGGCAACTGTCGCAGGAGGAGAAGTACCGCATGCCGCTGGTGATGGGATTGGGCCCGCTGCCCCTGCCCGTGCAGCTCACCTTCGCCGTGGGCGAGCCCCATGAGCCGCCGCCGTCCGGTGCGCCGGAGTCGCGCATCCGGGCGTTCCGCGACCGGGTGGCCGCCAGCGTCCGCCGCCTGCTGCTGAGGGCCTGCCATGCTTGACGCCAACGCCGCCACGCCCGCCGCCATGGCGCCCCGCGGTCGCACCCCACCCCTGGTCCCGGAGGTGGAAGACATCCAGCGCGGTTATGATCAGCTGGTCTGTGAAGAGCGCGGCATCAGGGGCACGCAGGTGCGGCTGTTCACCTTCCCCCACGGCAGCACGGATGCGTCACGCACGGTGGTGTGTCTTCCGGGCCTGGGCGCCAGCGGCCGGTCCTTCGCGCCCATGGAGCCGCTGGCGGACGCGTACCGGCTGCTCCTGTGGACGCCGCCGCTCAAGACGCCCGCGACGCACACGCCGTTGCAGTGGAACCTGTCGGTGCTCAACCACCCGGAGTCCCGGCTCCCGGAGCGCTTCGCGCTGCTGGGGTCCTCCTATGGCAGCCTGCTGTCCATCGCGTATGCGCTGGAGCACCCCACCCGGGTGAAGGCGCTGGTGCTGGTGTCGCCCGTGGCCAGCGTGCGACGGGTGCGACGGCTGGCGCTGACGCTGTCCACGCTGGTGCGCGCGCCCCGGCCGCTGGCGTATGTCTTCGCGCCCACGGTGGCCCGGGTGCTGGGCGGCCCGTCGCTGCCCCCGGAGGGGCGGGCGGAGATCGTCCGCGAGGCCCGGCGGCTGTCGTCCCTGGAGCTGCTGCGCCGGCTGCGCGACATCCTGGCCGCGGACTTCCTGCACCGGCTGGGAGAGCTGCGCGTGCCCACGCTCATCATCGAGGGAGGGCGCGACCTGCTGGTGCCCCCGGCGGCCGCGCGCGACGTGGCGGCGCGCGTGCAGGGCGCGGAGCTGGAGTTCCTCCCGACGGCCAGTCACCTGCCGTACATGAGCCATCCGGAAGCGTTCAATGCCCGCGTGTCGGACTTCCTCGCGCGGCACCCGGACTGAACAGGCGTTATCTCTTTGAGCAGGAGATGACACCTGCATGACGACCGCCGCCGACCAACTGTCCCGCTCCGCCCTGCTGTTCCTGTCGCGCCAGTCCAACCTCAAGGACGTGGCCACGCGGCTCAAACCCTTCC
Protein-coding regions in this window:
- a CDS encoding lysophospholipid acyltransferase family protein, with protein sequence MESPLASVRQAVFRFAETGAALSARYHRARLVGGEHLPRTGPLLLVGNHGVWGYETPAFFHLLHAATGRYPLGLAERGFFKIPLVRTVLPWLGGVEGTPENALRSLEEGQLVVCYPGGARETFKRSQGRYRLRWERTLGFVRLAMRAGVPVVPFAGFGVDDTFFWPPGEDRLCWQLSQEEKYRMPLVMGLGPLPLPVQLTFAVGEPHEPPPSGAPESRIRAFRDRVAASVRRLLLRACHA
- a CDS encoding alpha/beta fold hydrolase, producing the protein MLDANAATPAAMAPRGRTPPLVPEVEDIQRGYDQLVCEERGIRGTQVRLFTFPHGSTDASRTVVCLPGLGASGRSFAPMEPLADAYRLLLWTPPLKTPATHTPLQWNLSVLNHPESRLPERFALLGSSYGSLLSIAYALEHPTRVKALVLVSPVASVRRVRRLALTLSTLVRAPRPLAYVFAPTVARVLGGPSLPPEGRAEIVREARRLSSLELLRRLRDILAADFLHRLGELRVPTLIIEGGRDLLVPPAAARDVAARVQGAELEFLPTASHLPYMSHPEAFNARVSDFLARHPD
- a CDS encoding cell wall protein, with protein sequence MSVDKAFREMIRNEIEVQLKPLRDVVSRLEAGTADLDALRSVAERLAPLAQVVGPLFGAQAPAAGKVGRRPVGRPARSAVSAPVAAPAGGKRRGRKPAVDGGSRECAIKGCGKPSRTKGYCAAHYQKLRMLEKTNRRPEAWGDYANPNSVEDIKLPRGRAASKALAEAAQKNA
- a CDS encoding tryptophan 2,3-dioxygenase, coding for MNKRDLEPGIVTDLTGRTTYGDYLQLDRLLSAQVPRSQPPHHDELLFIVQHQTSELWMKLLIHELSACIRYIQADRLEPSFKIFARVAHIQRMLFEQWSVLETLTPNEYLEFRDTLGHASGFQSAQYRALEFLLGNKDAGTLGPFQHVPHVHAELERLLESPGIYDEFLRHLARQGHDVPASHVERDWRQPYEKSPQVMEVFRRIYQDTEKHWDAYEMCEKLVDTEERFQLWRYRHMMTVMRIIGFKQGTGGSSGVGFLRKALDLRFFPELWDVRTTLTPPARPRGPA
- a CDS encoding Uma2 family endonuclease, which codes for MALPARLVAPEMTRKPATYADLEALPSNQVGEIVAGELSASPRPATPHGSSAFVLGGELYNPFGRGKGGPGGWIFVSEPELHLGPDVLVPDIAGWRRERTPKLPNVVGIKMAPDWLCEVLSPSTARLDRVRKLPAYAREGVKHVWLVDPLQRTLEVFRLEGPHYLLLATHEEEAVVQAEPFEALALELRVLWEDVEE
- a CDS encoding hemerythrin domain-containing protein, with translation MAESFDILVEQHRALEALLERLDTEPDEDELRLRQEELSRLLQLHSRLEERHMYPLVARVEGRGRAREEAEDHLALGELMEELQELTPRGDAWQARLFTLQDLLVAHVQSTEHLLLPRLATSLDAEELDTLEHDLALTCEELLERSQRTPAAGRGALLEALHWDA